In Sparus aurata chromosome 5, fSpaAur1.1, whole genome shotgun sequence, the genomic window ACGTcagtttttgtaatgtttttttttcacattcatatGTTGTAGGCCaaagataaaaacaatgtcACACTGGACCCTAACACATGGTTCAGTTCCCCAAATCCAAACGCAACTAGGTGCACTTAAAGTACAATCACTAGTGCCGTAAGgtaaacacatttacatcaaaaagaggggagggggaaaaCATGTTAAACTCGCAACAGCCACGTAATGACAATAATGGCAGAGTTTAAGCTAGTAAGTCTTGttgtacatactgtatttaatagacagaacaaatacaatacacacattaacacaatgTCCCAGTGTGCAGGCACATTCGCTCTTCTTTTCACATGGAAGAAGAAGGCTCTCCTCCCATgttcttttaacattttaaaagccAATTATATCTTGTTGACCATAACCCGCTTGAATAAGCACCAAAAGGCTACAAGAGGTCACGTGTGTTTTTCCAAAAAAAGTGAagagatgaatgaatgaatggccATTACAAAGTTTTACATGCCTCTGGAATCATAAAAATCATGTCGGGAAAGTAGATTTTGGGTTTCAGGcaaatctgttgttttgtgtaCTTTAAATGCACCAGATTTctttgaagaaacaaaaaagaaaaaaaaaaaaaacaggatagaGACAGGCTACACATCATGTGGGgcagtgattttcttttcttttaccgAGACAAAGAGCTTCAATTGGAAATGATTTCAAACAGGACATTTTGGGTCAAATGAAGGAATGATCCATGCCCTCCATGTCACTTTAGAAACAGCTGTGGTCTTGAAAATATTACTTTAATAAAAAGTGAACGACAGAAAATCTtaagtatatttatatataaaaatacatgaGAATACAAAAAAGTAGCAAAACAATGGGGATATAGGCTAAAAACAGAATGAATTCATTGATACCTTCAATTTCTCCAGGTGAGACGTTTAATGCTTCACCTTGGAGAGCTCCAGGACTCCCAGTGTCGTgtcaaaaagagaaaacaaagcttTGATAACTGCTGATATTCTCTGGTCCCTGCCCAGTGCACCTCGCAAAGCCTGGTCAACATCTCATTAGCTTCTATACCAGGCTGATCAGTGGGGATGTAAGTCAGCTAAACCAAGGACACGTAGAGTGCCATATAATGACAAAGTAATAAAACTACAGCCAGATCGAGCTTGCAGTTTATTTGGGGTTTTTagaatcattatttttttacctAACATTCCTATTTGTCCATTAAGAAGCATGTCTTATAAAGACACACGCCAAGAGTTACAAAAAGGGCCATTCTGGCAAAGTCAATTCAATCAAATTtcttaaaacactttgtggCGTTTCCTTCAGAGGAAAACGGCCACCATGGCCACCGTTTCTTCACCAAGCCACCTCCCCCCTGACAAAAGATGAGGCCAAGTTTCCCAGAGAAAAGTAAACTTAGGTTCAGAACAATGGTTAGGGTGGGCTGGAACTAAAATTGTTTTAGCATTCAAGCTTGTGTTACTCATACAAGCAATCTTCAAGACTGAGAAACTATTCACAAATATTTTTGGTATTTCCCCTACTTCCTGGACTAAAAACcaatatacatttcatttgtaCCACAAATAGATCTAATATTAAGGATTTGGGGAAAAGCAATTTAACAAGGTGCATGACATAGATGGGTAACAAAGTGCCAAATTCTTTACTGAAAcgtctctatgtgtgtgtgtgtgagtttgtatGTGCAGCAGTGTAGGTGCATTTGttcttttatgtgtgtgtgtgtgtgtatttggtgTGTAAAGTTAAAAGAGGGCTGTGGAACTGGGCCACAAATGCTATGAAGAATGTTACAGAAAACTCATTCTGTGGggtctccatttttttttttttcatgaaaggGCTCACAAGTTTAGAATTTAATGATCATGTAATGGGCTgtggtttttttggggggcattTCCTCAGCTGTTTAGGACATACTGGAGCAGCGTGCAGACGGGGAACCCATCTGGGTCAGAACCTTGTCCAGCCACTGCAGGGGACCATTCAAATGCAGCTCGATCCAGCAAGGAGTGCTTGTGACAGTCTGCCGCCTGGAAAGGAAGacatacattttaatgtctgaGCTGTGCTGACATCACGTGACTTATGATGCTTCGTGCCACTATTTATAATGCAGAGTGTGTTTTACTGCTGCCTGGATATGGGTGCTTGGGATGGTAGGACTCTACTTGAAATGCAGTgtcaagaaaatgtgtgtgaaaatatTGTGGTGACCACTCCCATTCCCAAACAACAAGAAACATTCCTGGGCTGGATTAACTTTGAATCAGACCCATAGCACCCTATGTTGTCATTAATTAAGACACAGGCTACAtccctaaaaagaaaaacatcatgatgCTACTGCTAAGGAAACAAAACTGCTTAAGTCTTCAGTTCAAAGCCATAACCACACAAGTTGGTGAGCCATCTCTGTGgccaatatctccaaaactctgcaactcacacaGAGatgatatgtattttttaagcTGGTGTGAACTGTCCTATTAAGCTGTGTCAAATTAATGCTTAACATCAGCTCATACCTTAAAATAGACATACAGAAAATTTGAATTAAGCAGTTCAAATATGGCATCAATGGCAGTCCTCACCTGTACTCGGCTCCCCAGCCTTTGACGAAGCTCATACGGATGGTGCACATCCTGGTGAGCTGGTAGACAGCTTCGAAGCCCTGGTTGACCGACTGAGCCAACAGGGCTGCAAATTCCTGGTTGttgaatatttttaaattacaaCCTAGAGGGAACAAAGAGGTAAAGAGGCCCACAGTTAATGTGGGTTTTCCCAGTGACGATTATACAATATCTTTGGCTTACCAAGCACACATTTCGCTTTAGGTTTGCAGTAGTGTGTCATTGTGTGTCGGTGGCTAATTATTGTCCAGCGGTTTTGAGGTGTTCCgcgttttttcctttttcacctttaGACAAAACTTTATtccctatttaaaaaaaaatcagacagaCTATGAAAAAGCATTCCAACCAATCTAAATCCAAGCTGGCTAGTCTCATTTTGCCATCTCTTAAGCGCTCAGTCAGCACCGGAGAGACAGGTCTGGTTGCACCCATTCTAATTCTGGTAAAGGGGAAAATAACACTCTGccttgtttgtattttgttgacCCAATTAAAATTACCTTAAGATGTGCTAAACCCAGGAAGCAGTAATGGTACGCCGTAAAATATTGCCCAGGGAACTTGTTTGGCATGTGGGGAGGTGAGACCTGGCATCAAATGGTtaccaaaataaagttataagCTGCCAGCTGGTGTACATTCATACCTTTAGTAACCAGGTTAGTGTTAGTGTAGTGTTTTTCAAACTTACATAGACCAAAGACCACAACCTTTAAAACAATAAGCCTTCATCAACTGTGTAGTGAAAAATTATAGCCTAATTAGATGACAGTTGGGCAAGATAACCTTGCGTGCTCACTCCTCATTGTCTCTGTTGCCATCTTAATGGGAAGACTAAAGACATCAATGTAACCGTGTCTGGCTCCTAAGTGGAgaactttggtctcacatagcgGTCAATGTTTctgacataaatcaaaaatatgttatgttttgcaaaacaagcaaaaaaaccATTGGTTATATTGCTGAAGTCTGCGAGCACAGCATAGTCAATTACTAATGTTTGAATTTACATCCACGTTGATTCATTACCAAAAGAACACATCTATCTTACACACTATCACTTAATTTAATACATGGTATTTTACCAAATCTACTTGTGGACCACAAGTCGTCCATGGACCACTTTGGAAAATACTGACTTAGAGTGACTTGCAATTTTCAGCCCGTTGCTTGCTAGCTCAGAGGTTGTTGTCGTTGCTTCCCATAAATACAGTCATTTTGAACACGGTAGGATGCAGTCAATGTAAGGTAGGAGAATGCCGACTGAAATAGTCAGCCAACGGCAGTGTTATACCTTCAGTCTACATCCAGTGAGTCAGTCTACAAGCTGACCACAGCTGCCATCTGCCACAAAGGAGCAAACTACAAATTTTACCAGAGGCACCTTTTGAACTGTCAGCATCTTACCTGGAGGAATTTTACACACTGTTGCTGGATGCCAGCCATACCGCTGGTTGCAGTTTGGACTCTGGACAAAGATGGCGCTATCACTCAGGCACTCAGCAAATACCTCCCCTCCAATATAGTAGAGCCTAACTCCTCTTCctgtaaacacagacagaaacaagaaAGTAAATAGtatataatagtaataataaataGTGGACAGGAGGATGGTGAATGAGCTTTGAACCCTGTCATCAAtttgctctacctcctgagcacCCCAAGTACAAGAAACATGTGACTCGTACAAGATATTTCCATATTAAAAAGGCCCGAGCAGCGACACATactgaaacaaactgtaaaagGACAACAAGTTGTCTACAGGTGATAAACTACCTTAAAGCTACCTGTAACTGTGCCTCACCTATGTGCCTCCGGGTCATCTCCACAGTGGCATTCCTGTTGACATTAGACAGCAGGCCCAGACAGAAACGCTCAGAGTTTGATGGATCTGTGAATCCGTCCACCGTCAGCGAGGGCTGCGAGGCGTGGAACGTCTCCCCCACGCGCTGGTTCAGCTCGTAGTAAGCTATAGAGCACCAGAAGGCTGGCTCTGAGTAAGTCACCGGCTGGAGGTCTACAGCAGATATCATGTCAGTTAAGTTCATCCCAAGAGTTTCTTTTTGACTAAGCATTGTTCCAATGAAAATATGTTTACTTTGTTAACTGTTTAGCCCAACTAGGTTCAAAACCgtgaaatgtaaataattaataaacttgTTTGTTGTCAAGTGTTTCAAATGGGAAGGATCCGCATCTTACCCAtgctgtgattgacaggagacAGAGTGCTGGGGGACAGCTCTGCTGGAGAACctgacaaagaaaacaggaagtcatcGATATGGAAAAGGTTCACAGGAGACCATAACATGGGGAACAGATGGATCAGATCAATGACTGGTTGCTGCCTTACAAAGGAATGCCAAAATAATACTGTAAAATCTACAGGTGTGCATCAGAGTGATGAAGAGATGTTATTTACTGCTACCATGACATCTGTACATCTTCCTTGATGGTACCTGCTGAAATTACACAGTTTGATGTGTAACTTACTTGGTCACACAAATGACGAATGGGATGATGTAAACAATAAGCAGCATCTTGATGCCATTATGCTAATCACTAAcgacaaactaaacaaacacttGGAGGCTAAGATTTTGGAGCTGGCCAGGAGTGTCACAACAGGAAAGACAGGGGACATACAGTGGTGTAGTCTGTAGTCCTTATACCTGGAAACAGGTTAATTTTCAATTGCCTGAAATACAGTCTGTAGTTACCACAGGCGTCCCACAATTTAATTATAAAGTGTGTCTTAAAAATGGCAGTAGCTAACAATTTGCTAAATAAGACAACAGAGGACATTAAACTCAAACgcaacacagagactcatctatTCACTATTCCATCTTTACAGGCTGACTTTAGTTATAAACAATTCCAAGTTTTATCAATTTACAGAAAAGGTGTATAGTAATTTTGTAGTAAGAcgcttagtggtggtgatgtttaagcCATGCAACCACATTGTAGcctgtttatagcctaacattagctttttacttctagtGATTTAATTTAAGCTTCAAAAATCCCAAAAGCAgagttcatctgtgaagattatcttgctgacaaacaagtgcaagtatcataaacttgtgtttgtttagtaTATTGCTAAAAATGATCTCTGTGGCAAACAATCTCATAGGCTTGTGTAAGCCTACAAAAATCCATCCTCCCTACAACACTAAATGCAAAAAGAATTCATGTACTGGTGACAAAGGAGGTAGCGTCCTTCGTCAGTTCTCCAGTCCATTTTAGGAGAGGTTACTAGGGGGAGGAGAACAAGCATTTGCCCTGTAGCATCAGCTTTGGACCGTGTAACGGAGCTGCAGTCTCTCTAGCTCAGACTATTACATATTTGTCATTAATCTCTGATCCAAGACTGGGTTCTGATGAAAAGGAGATCAGGCCAACTCTAATCTAAAGGGAAACATACACCAGGTGAAAATCAATATTTGCATTTCAAATCTCCGGTCCGTAAAACATGCATGTTTATGGAAGCAAAGGCAGATGATAAGGATGAAGCTTTCACTTCACTGACAGGTTCCACTTCGAATATTGTCAACTGTCACTAGATGTTTATCATTAATGaatctttaaacacatttatttcctGAAAACGTTCGACTTTAACCTGGTTGGGGAGATGAGGCAGACTCACGAAGGAGAAAAGGAGAAGGATGTGCTAGTCTAGGGTACCTGTGTCCATACTTTGATTCATCTGTTGATCGCTGGCCTCCCCATCCTCACTGATGTAGCCTGGTGGAGGCGTTTCTGTTGAGAAGAAAAACACGAGCTGTGATGTTACCATAATTACCaccatttcccccccccccccccccccactctcaTTACtataacacccccccccccaaaaatagATGTATTActaaaagcagaagaaaatcaCAGCTAAAAGCAGGATACAGAGAGTCACAAGTTCCTCTTTGactaataaaaaaatcagtgtgAGAAGAACTAAACACCATGTAAAACAGTGCACACCCAGAGTAACTGTTTCTTCACATTAAGAGTTTATTCAGCACATTGTGTTAATCTTCAGTCACACCATCCAGTGTATATTGAAACTCACCTGGTATATAATTGTTTGGAGGTTCGATTCCTGCAGGGAAGTTTGTGTTCTCGGGTATGGAATGAGTGTAGTCATCCAGAGGTGGCAGCTCTGGCAGGATATCTGAGTGTCTTGGCACAAGAACAGGAGGCAGCACTACAGGGTTGGGTAAAGGTGTCAGAAGAGATGAGTTAGACTCCTAACAGTTTCCAAAATTATTGTCAATTTttgtaaagcaaaaaaaaaataaatgctcaGGTGCTTTGAAACAAGTGTCACATTTGTGGAATTATCTTTGCAACAGTAATAAGACAATGAAGAAACACTGCAACTCCCCTGGATAACTTGAACTGAAATATTAAATTGATAATGGCTCTTTAAGGCAAGGTGAGGCACTGTGGATTCTATCACTGTTCAGCCCCAAACCTTGATGGACTATATTCATATACATTTCGGGAGATGCACTTATTTGCCTTCTTGTTGAAAGATAGTAGTGAGAGTCTTGTCTATCTGCACATCTATTAGTTTCGAATTAAGATTGTAAACAGCTAACCTGGTTCTGTCCAGGGGTAAAAAACCGTTGGCCaagctggggaaaaaaaaaaaaaaacagatgcgcCCACCAAAACGCTCCTGTTTGAGCTGCGGGACATTTCAAGAATCACTGTTGGCAAAGCTATTCCTGAGACTGTCTCAGAAGCCGTGTGGATTCTCTCTTTTTCAGCTCTGCCAGGTATTTTGTGTTCCAGCACCAATCCCCCTTGGGTAATGTAATGTGCTTGTCCTTTTTGTTATCTTTTCCAAAAGAAATATCTATCTAtaagcacctctaaagctcaccaATTACAAAACATATCTGGGTTACTTTAATCTGTAGCATAAACTGTGTGAcctttctaaaaaaaattacCTGGCAAcctgaaaatgacagaaaacttCTGGaagtaattttttttgtcacccagacaaaaaattgtaaatgttGGATTCAGCCAGCCTTGCTatttctcctgtttccagtcttcatgctaagctaagctaacctgctgcTGGGTCAAgcttcatttttactgcacagACAATCAAGAAggcaaataaatatatttctcAAAATACTGACTTATTTCTACACACAAAAAGAAGGACGTTTCATCAaagtttcaaagtaaaacaaacttTTTCATAATCATGTCAAAAATCTGCTTATACTGTTGCTACCAAGCATTCAGTTAAGTCAGAGTGGGAGCAACAATCATGTAGggagacagaaataaagagagGTGTGCTTGCTTTAAAAGGTAACAAATGTCCACTGGGGTCTCACCTGGGGTCTCCACCCTCTGGTAGTGGTAGGGGTTGATGCAGACCTCATCCTTTTTGAGGTGGAAGGCATACTCACAGGCCTCGATGGCTCGCAGCTCATGATGGCTGTGAAGGTCAGGCCATCGCCACAAGCGGCAGTAGATAACATGGGGAAGCCCCTTCCTGTGGGAGACCTGCAGGCGGCCATCCAGTGATCTGATTGAACAGCAAACAGGAGATGGTGGTGAGATGGGTGAAGGATACATAGGGGAGAGGGGGTGACACATAATATGGTTGGGTAGGGGAGGGATATGGAGATGGAAAGGATTGAGTGGTGATGAGAACGAGAAACAAAGATGTTCTCAGTGTCTGACACCTCCAACATTGTAATTACAACTCTCCCACATCAAAGTTGTACGCAACACCATACAATAGTTGAGGATAGTCACCTGGTTTGGTCAGGGTAGCTGTATAGGCCTGATGTATCCCACTGTTCTATCGTATTTGGTGTACTCAGTCCCCATATTTCAGAGCAATTGCTGTgcacagagaaaacaacaaaacaaaaacaaaaacaaatgataaacaTGGGACATGGCTCATTCAGA contains:
- the LOC115581835 gene encoding mothers against decapentaplegic homolog 2 isoform X3, coding for MSSILPFTPPVVKRLLGWKKSTSGPGGAGGGEQNGQEEKWCEKAVKSLVKKLKKTGQLDELEKAITTQNCNTKCVTIPRSLDGRLQVSHRKGLPHVIYCRLWRWPDLHSHHELRAIEACEYAFHLKKDEVCINPYHYQRVETPVLPPVLVPRHSDILPELPPLDDYTHSIPENTNFPAGIEPPNNYIPETPPPGYISEDGEASDQQMNQSMDTGSPAELSPSTLSPVNHSMDLQPVTYSEPAFWCSIAYYELNQRVGETFHASQPSLTVDGFTDPSNSERFCLGLLSNVNRNATVEMTRRHIGRGVRLYYIGGEVFAECLSDSAIFVQSPNCNQRYGWHPATVCKIPPGCNLKIFNNQEFAALLAQSVNQGFEAVYQLTRMCTIRMSFVKGWGAEYRRQTVTSTPCWIELHLNGPLQWLDKVLTQMGSPSARCSSMS
- the LOC115581835 gene encoding mothers against decapentaplegic homolog 2 isoform X2; the encoded protein is MSSILPFTPPVVKRLLGWKKSTSGPGGAGGGEQNGQEEKWCEKAVKSLVKKLKKTGQLDELEKAITTQNCNTKCVTIPSNCSEIWGLSTPNTIEQWDTSGLYSYPDQTRSLDGRLQVSHRKGLPHVIYCRLWRWPDLHSHHELRAIEACEYAFHLKKDEVCINPYHYQRVETPVLPPVLVPRHSDILPELPPLDDYTHSIPENTNFPAGIEPPNNYIPETPPPGYISEDGEASDQQMNQSSPAELSPSTLSPVNHSMDLQPVTYSEPAFWCSIAYYELNQRVGETFHASQPSLTVDGFTDPSNSERFCLGLLSNVNRNATVEMTRRHIGRGVRLYYIGGEVFAECLSDSAIFVQSPNCNQRYGWHPATVCKIPPGCNLKIFNNQEFAALLAQSVNQGFEAVYQLTRMCTIRMSFVKGWGAEYRRQTVTSTPCWIELHLNGPLQWLDKVLTQMGSPSARCSSMS
- the LOC115581835 gene encoding mothers against decapentaplegic homolog 2 isoform X1 yields the protein MSSILPFTPPVVKRLLGWKKSTSGPGGAGGGEQNGQEEKWCEKAVKSLVKKLKKTGQLDELEKAITTQNCNTKCVTIPSNCSEIWGLSTPNTIEQWDTSGLYSYPDQTRSLDGRLQVSHRKGLPHVIYCRLWRWPDLHSHHELRAIEACEYAFHLKKDEVCINPYHYQRVETPVLPPVLVPRHSDILPELPPLDDYTHSIPENTNFPAGIEPPNNYIPETPPPGYISEDGEASDQQMNQSMDTGSPAELSPSTLSPVNHSMDLQPVTYSEPAFWCSIAYYELNQRVGETFHASQPSLTVDGFTDPSNSERFCLGLLSNVNRNATVEMTRRHIGRGVRLYYIGGEVFAECLSDSAIFVQSPNCNQRYGWHPATVCKIPPGCNLKIFNNQEFAALLAQSVNQGFEAVYQLTRMCTIRMSFVKGWGAEYRRQTVTSTPCWIELHLNGPLQWLDKVLTQMGSPSARCSSMS